AGAGTTAAAAACAAAATTAAAACCTCCGAAAGGTGTGATTTTTTCTGTCGAATTCGTAATTTTCATACCGCTTATCTAGTTTGAGTGGTATCATCTAAATAAGTGAAAAAAAACGAGCCGGAAAAGCCTGAATTGAATAAATTCAGCCACTTTTTCGGCTTTTTTTAAATCCGCCCTGCGGATTTAAGGAAATTATTTATTCTCTCTATTGATAGAGTCTGATAAAATAGATGCCTCGGACAGTAAAATCTATATTCGAAAAGCCTCAAACCCAAATGCAGTTGATGAAAGAAAAGGATTTGGAAAGCCTGAATTTCCTAACAAGCACTTAAGCGAATTTGATCAAAAAGATTTAAGAAATTATGTTAGGAAGAGAGTAGTAGAAAAAATTGAAACAACTGATATTCTTTCCTATAGAATTTTTACCCTAGCTGCACCTACAGGAATTGGTAAAACCATGACGGCTTTAGATTTTGTGTTAAAACTGAAAAATAAAATTATCCATAGTGAAAATAGAATTCCCCAAATAATTTATGCATTGCCTTTTATCAATATCATTGAACAAGCTCTTAAGGAATATGAATTGACTTTGGGCAATGATTTAAAAATCTTAGGTCACTACCAATTTGCTGATATTTTTGGTGATGATAAATTTGAGGAAAATGGGTCAAATTATAATCAGCAAAAAATGGAGTGGGATACCTGGCAAAGTGATATCGTGATCACTTCATTTGTTCAACTATTTGAAACCTTAATTGGGTATAAAAATAAACTTTTAAAAAAATTTCATCACTTAGCAGGTTCAATAATTATTCTTGACGAGGTTCAAACGCTTTCCATAGAAAAATTGCCTTTAATCGGGGCATCATTACATTTTCTTTCTAAATTTTTAGATGCAAGAATAATCATAATGACAGCAACCCAACCAAAAATTTTCGAATTAATGGAAAGGGAACTATCAATTACTCCTGAGACCGATTCACTCAAACCATTTGACTTATTACCTGAATCCAACAAAATTTTTGAGTGCTTCAATAGGACGAAGATTATCCCAATAAATATTGTAACAGAATCAAATAGTCCAACAATTGACAATGAAAGCTTTATTGGCGCCTTTCAAAATTATTGGACTGAAAGCAAAAGTTGTTTGATTGTATTAAATAAGGTCCAAAGATCAATTGACATCTTTGATTTGATCAAAGAATTTATTTCCTCTAATCAGTTTGAAAACCCCATTTTCTATCTTTCAACAAATATCACTCCCATAGAAAGAGAACGAAGAATTACTGAAATTAAAAATTCAATAAAGAAAGGAAACAAACCTATTTTGATTGCTACCCAAGTAGTAGAAGCAGGGGTAGACTTAGATTTTGATATGGGTTTTAGAGATTTGGGCCCTATTGATTCAATTGTACAAGTTGCAGGTAGAATTAATCGAGAAAATGACCCGGACAGGTTTGGCTCTCCTCTGTATATTTTGAATTTTGGAGATTGTCGTCAGATATACGGTTCGGTAACAGATTCCAAAGCTCGTGGAGCATTATCTAACAGAGAAATGATTGAAGAAAAGGATTATAATTACCTTGTTGAATCTTATTTTGAAGCTGTTTCAGAAACTAACCAAACTGATTTTTCTTTTAGTAGGGAAATCTTAAAAGCTATGATGGAATTAAGATATGATAAACCTGAAAAATCTAAAAATGAGCCAAAATGTATCAGTGATTTTAAAGTCATTGAAGATTCAAAAAACGGGATGAATGTTTATGTTGAGGATCCCAAAGATTCTATTTCTGAAACAGCAAGGAAATCCTATCAGGATCTATTAAATCAAAAAATCAATAAAGAAGAATTTGATAGCCTTCATAAAAGAAATTTCAATCAAAGAATTATAAGTGTCCCAAACTATTTTGAAACTTCCCTTGAATTAAGAAAAGAACCACAACTTGGAGAAAATATTTATTGGATCAGGGCAGAAGACTTCAACTACTTTTACAATGAGAATACTGGTTTTATACGAAAACCAGGAAATAAATCTGTTATCGTTTCATTTTAAACTCAAAAACTATGTCCTTAAAATCAAAAATCATCTCTCATCTCGACACTATTCAAGACCAAGAGACACTTAAGCAAATCCATAACTGGTTGGATGCTTTTCTTGAAGCAGACACAAAGGAAACCTTCGAAAGTGGCGAAATTAAAGCCATACAGGAAGGTTATGAACAATACTTTTCTGGCAGTATGGTCTCCCCAAAGGAGGCCTCCAAAGTATTTGAGGAATGGTTCTAAGGAAAAGAGAAGTAAGATGGACCCAAAAAGCTGTTCAGGATGAACTCAATATCATGGAGTTTTGGTATCTGAGAAATCAGTCTGTCAGTTATTCTCTAAATCTGGAAAGACTTTTCAATAAGTCTCTGGATTTATTGTCCATCCATCCTAAATGAGCATAATATTCAGTCAGAAACCTCCTATCCAAATTAAGACTGTCAGAGACTACAGACTGTATTATATTTTCGATGAAAAAACAATAACTCTTAATACCATTTGGGATACACTAAGGAATCATGATAAGCTAAATTTTAATTTACCCATGTCCCAACTCCTCATTACCACCATACGGTTTCCGGAAATCAAACTCCAGACAAGGGATGCGCATAAACTACGCGGCTTTTTCGGAGATTATTTCCAGACGCATTCCCCCCTATTGCACAACCATTATGAAGATGGCACTGCCAAATACAAATACCCATTGGTCCAATACAAGGTTGTAGAAACAGTCCCTATCCTACTGGGTATCAATGAGGGTGCAGAATTGCTTACATCTTTATTTTTGAAAATTGACCATCTCAATATTGAAGGGAAGGTTTTCCCTGTTTTTAGTAAAAATATTGCCCACCAAAAAGTCCCCTCAGGCATTGCTGATGAATTGTTCGAATACCGATTTATCAATTATTGGATGGCACTTAACACTCTAAATTACAAAACTTACACAAATCTAGCTCATGAAGAAAGACAACAGATGCTCGACAAAGTACTCCAAAACAATCTCTTGAGCTTTTATAAGGGGGTAGGAATCTGGCTTAATGAAAGGATCATGACCAAGGGAAAGTTTGAGCCCAAAACCAGTAAATTCAAAAACCAGAAAATGATTGTATTTGAAGGAAGTTTTATATCCAATGCGATACTTCCAGACTACGTGGGTATTGGAAAATCAGTCTCCCGTGGCTTTGGTGTAATAAAAAAAATGAAAGGATAGTTTATGCAGATTTTTATCAATACCTACGGCACCTACCTGCATGTCAAGGACGAGATGTTTGAAATTCGTGTCCGAGAGTCAAAACAAGAGAAATTCAAGACCAACCACATTGCCGCACATAAGATTACCTCATTTGTGGTGAGCAAAGGTGCTGCAATCACAACAGATGCCATTGCATTGGCACTAAGACATAATATTGACATTGTGGTGGTGGAAAATGACGGACACCCCATGGGGAGGTTTTGGCACAGTAAACTGGGCAGTACCACCAAAATACGAAAGCAACAACTCGAAGCGAGTTTAAACCAAGAAGGTATCCGTTGGGTAAAGACCTGGATTGGAGAGAAACTGGCCAATCAGTCAGAATATCTCATTGACTTGGCAAAACACCGTGAAAAATTAAGGAATGAACTCCAGGAAAAAGCAAAAAAAATTCAGGAATACAGGTCACGCATTGAAGAACTCGAGGGAAAACAGGTAAGTGAAATTGCCGAGATGCTGAGAGCCATGGAAGGAAATGCAGGTCGGGTTTATTTTGAAGGGTTGAGCCAGTCCATTCCAAAGGAATTTAAATTTGACGGAAGAAGCTTTAGACCAGCAAAAGATGCATTTAACGCCATGCTCAATTATGCTTATGGAGTTTTATACAGCAGAGTGGAGCGGGCATTAATGTTAGCGGGCCTGGATCCCTATGTCGGCTTTATGCATAGGGATGATTACAATATGAAAAGCCTGGTATTTGATTTCATAGAACCTTACAGGATTCATGCCGAACGGTGCGTATTTGGAATGTTCTCTACAAAAAAAGTAAACAAGGCTTTTTTCAATGAGATCACAGGAGGAGTTTCTTTGAACCAAGATGGCAAACCTGTACTGGTGGAGCATTTTGTAAAATACCTGGATCAGGACCAGATACGCTATTTGGGCAGGAATCAAAGCAGGTCCAATGCCCTGCAGATGGACGCACACAAATTTGCCAATAGTCTAATAGGAAAAGTATGATAGTTTGGGTAATGTATGATATCGAAAAAGACAGATCCAGAACCAAGGCAGCTAAAATCTGTCAACAGACCGGTCTTTACAGGGTCCAATATTCTGTTTTCTTAGGAGTACTTGAAAAAAATCAATTCGACAGCCTTCATCTTCAGTTAGAGGAGCTGATAGATGAGGAAAAAGATTCCATCTATATGTTCCCAATGTCCAAGGATGAATTGAAAGAGACTGTCCTTTTAGGGCAGGCATTCGACAAAGACTTTGTAACAGATGAAGTAAGGTCCTTGTTTTTTTAAGATGATTTCACTAACTCCCTCCCATATAATCGAGTACCTATACTGCCCAAGATTCACCTATTTTGAATATGTATTAGGCATTCCACAATATGAAGAAAAGCATTATAAGGTCATCAAAGGCAGGGAGCTCCATGACATCAAACTGGAGCGCAACAAAGAATACTTAAGGAAGAAGATTGGAGTTCAGTCCAAATGGTTGGATCAATATTTAACAAATGGCTACTTAAGAGGCAGAGTGGATGAAGTCCTTTTATTAAACAGTGGCTCGATGGCGCCTCTTGATTATAAGTTTGCGGAATACAAAGACCGTATATTTGATACTTACAGACAGCAATTAATCTGCTATGCGATCTTGATTGAAGATAATTTCAACAAAAAGGTAAATAATGGTTATTTGGTTTATGTCAGAAGTAAGAACAAATTGGTAGAAGTACTTATTTCGGAGAAGGACAAGGATTTGGTTAGAAAATCCATTGGTAGAATTCAAGAAATATTGGAAAAGAACCATTTTCCAAAAGCTACCAAATTTAAAAGAAGATGCTTATCTTGCACTTATAGGAACATATGCATCAAATAATCCGCATTGCAATTTATTTCCCATCAAACGAAAACCACCTTTAAGAAACTTAAAGTCAATCATTTAACCCAACGGAACTTAATAAAAAAATACAATGAAAACGCTCTTTGACATTTTGAAAAAGGACAAAAAAGCAAAACAAATTTCTCGATATTTCATTGATTTTAAGGCGGTTGAATCATTGAACGGCCTCCCAAGGCAAATCCATCAAAACAAGGATTGAAACATGGGCAGACATATGGCAGTGCGCCGAGTGGGACGGCCCTCCCAAGGCAAATCCATCAAAACAAGGATTGAAACAGAATGATTCATAGGTAACCCGCGCCTGTCTTAAAGGTCCTCCCAAGGCAAATCCATCAAAACAAGGATTGAAACATGAAAACGGTGATTTCAAAGAGTTGGTCGGTAATAACCTCCCAAGGCAAATCCATCAAAACAAGGATTGAAACAACACCACCATATCCCCTTGTTTCATTGGTATTTGTACCTCCCAAGGCAAATCCATCAAAACAAGGATTGAAACTTTATATCACTTTTTGCTCGGAGATCTATCCGGTATTCCTCCCAAGGCAAATCCATCAAAACAAGGATTGAAACGGGTAATCCAATCCCTTGTGGCTGCCTCAAGGTCAACCTCCCAAGGCAAATCCATCAAAACAAGGATTGAAACGCATTTGGGCGATGCCTTTGAACACGTTGCCCCCCAAACCTCCCAAGGCAAATCCATCAAAACAAGGATTGAAACATCAACAAGCTGTATGATAGAAGATAAAGAAGCGCTCCTCCCAAGGCAAATCCATCAAAACAAGGATTGAAACCAAAAAAAAGCCCCGGATTTCTCCGAGGCCTTTTTTCCTCCCAAGGCAAATCCATCAAAACAAGGATTG
This Cecembia calidifontis DNA region includes the following protein-coding sequences:
- the cas3 gene encoding CRISPR-associated helicase Cas3', coding for MIESDKIDASDSKIYIRKASNPNAVDERKGFGKPEFPNKHLSEFDQKDLRNYVRKRVVEKIETTDILSYRIFTLAAPTGIGKTMTALDFVLKLKNKIIHSENRIPQIIYALPFINIIEQALKEYELTLGNDLKILGHYQFADIFGDDKFEENGSNYNQQKMEWDTWQSDIVITSFVQLFETLIGYKNKLLKKFHHLAGSIIILDEVQTLSIEKLPLIGASLHFLSKFLDARIIIMTATQPKIFELMERELSITPETDSLKPFDLLPESNKIFECFNRTKIIPINIVTESNSPTIDNESFIGAFQNYWTESKSCLIVLNKVQRSIDIFDLIKEFISSNQFENPIFYLSTNITPIERERRITEIKNSIKKGNKPILIATQVVEAGVDLDFDMGFRDLGPIDSIVQVAGRINRENDPDRFGSPLYILNFGDCRQIYGSVTDSKARGALSNREMIEEKDYNYLVESYFEAVSETNQTDFSFSREILKAMMELRYDKPEKSKNEPKCISDFKVIEDSKNGMNVYVEDPKDSISETARKSYQDLLNQKINKEEFDSLHKRNFNQRIISVPNYFETSLELRKEPQLGENIYWIRAEDFNYFYNENTGFIRKPGNKSVIVSF
- a CDS encoding CRISPR-associated endonuclease Cas6, with amino-acid sequence MSIIFSQKPPIQIKTVRDYRLYYIFDEKTITLNTIWDTLRNHDKLNFNLPMSQLLITTIRFPEIKLQTRDAHKLRGFFGDYFQTHSPLLHNHYEDGTAKYKYPLVQYKVVETVPILLGINEGAELLTSLFLKIDHLNIEGKVFPVFSKNIAHQKVPSGIADELFEYRFINYWMALNTLNYKTYTNLAHEERQQMLDKVLQNNLLSFYKGVGIWLNERIMTKGKFEPKTSKFKNQKMIVFEGSFISNAILPDYVGIGKSVSRGFGVIKKMKG
- the cas1 gene encoding CRISPR-associated endonuclease Cas1, with amino-acid sequence MQIFINTYGTYLHVKDEMFEIRVRESKQEKFKTNHIAAHKITSFVVSKGAAITTDAIALALRHNIDIVVVENDGHPMGRFWHSKLGSTTKIRKQQLEASLNQEGIRWVKTWIGEKLANQSEYLIDLAKHREKLRNELQEKAKKIQEYRSRIEELEGKQVSEIAEMLRAMEGNAGRVYFEGLSQSIPKEFKFDGRSFRPAKDAFNAMLNYAYGVLYSRVERALMLAGLDPYVGFMHRDDYNMKSLVFDFIEPYRIHAERCVFGMFSTKKVNKAFFNEITGGVSLNQDGKPVLVEHFVKYLDQDQIRYLGRNQSRSNALQMDAHKFANSLIGKV
- the cas2 gene encoding CRISPR-associated endonuclease Cas2, whose protein sequence is MIVWVMYDIEKDRSRTKAAKICQQTGLYRVQYSVFLGVLEKNQFDSLHLQLEELIDEEKDSIYMFPMSKDELKETVLLGQAFDKDFVTDEVRSLFF
- the cas4 gene encoding CRISPR-associated protein Cas4, which produces MISLTPSHIIEYLYCPRFTYFEYVLGIPQYEEKHYKVIKGRELHDIKLERNKEYLRKKIGVQSKWLDQYLTNGYLRGRVDEVLLLNSGSMAPLDYKFAEYKDRIFDTYRQQLICYAILIEDNFNKKVNNGYLVYVRSKNKLVEVLISEKDKDLVRKSIGRIQEILEKNHFPKATKFKRRCLSCTYRNICIK